GCCTCGTCACTCGGTCTCgtctctttctgtctctcttttgtcgcgtcttttttttctttttttctgagAGGCCTCGGGCTTTTTTTACTTCAGTGCGTCAGTttgcctctcgccgctgtccgCCGTACACCGTGATCtacagagaggagagaccgaagaaggccgcatgagcgtcttcatcttcgctcctctctcgcgctgtaCCAaggcgggaggcgaagagatcgtgcgcgcgcagactcccgccctcgcttcctctttttctgcgcatCTTTGGACTCTTGCCTACCCGTTTCCGTCGCAGAGATGCCTCTCCCGCCGTCTGTTCGCTCCCTCTCACCGAGGAGAAGAACAAGAAGGAAACGGAAAAGACGATAAGCGCGGCAGCTCTGCTCCCGCCCCCCTTCTAGCGAGCAGTGTGACGCAAAGTCTGCGCtcgaagagaggcgcgcggcaaaGCGGACACAAcatgcgcgtctcgcgtcgACCTCATTTTTTCGTCGTCACCGATACACATTTGCGTCTCTGTCCCTTTTCTCCGCTCGAAGGTCAGCCGCCTCCTTTTCTCGATTTGTCTCTGCTTAAAGACCCGTTTTCCTCGTTCTCAGCTCctgccctctgcgcgcgtccgTCGAGTCGcctcccttcttcttcctcctctccgtcctcttccttctcttcttgtcCCTGTTCAGTTTTCTGCGGCTTCCCCCTTGAttctcgcggcgcttccgcgctGCTTGCGTCCTCCACTGACCGTCGAGGCTGCTTGTTGTTTGCTTCGattccgcgtcgctgcgccgcagtctGGGGAAAACAAGAGTTAAGCGATGAAGGCCGTCGCCGTTGGGCTTCTACTCTTTGCAGAGATGCTTCTTGTGGCGAGAAGACAAGCACTGACAGGAACGGCGACGTTTTCGAGTTTGCGAAGGGACGGCCTCGAAAGGCGCAATCCAGAAGAtggagcggagacagagaagagcaACTTCGCGCCGTTGCTttttcgcctgcctcgcagaCCGTCGCGCTGCTGTTCACTAGAGATTCACCTCATTCGCACATGAAGACGATGACCGAAGGCGGCGAtcttctcgtcgcctccgctccaTCGCTTCAaccgtctgcgcctcctggcgcGTCTTTGCCGTttgcctctttttctcctctctaccttccccccgcgccggcggatctcgaggctgcggcggccgcagcgcacgcgcttctgcgtcgcccgcgtggaggcgctctgcagctcctgcggctgtcttctgcgtggCGCCAAGAGCCGTTTGCAGGAACAGACAGAAACGGGGAAGGAGGCCTGGGCGTCTCGTCGCATGCTAGAGGCTGCACTGAGGAAAGACCGGCCGGAACGGGCTGCCGAGAGACgctcgccgaggaggcgagtATCGCGAACAGTGAAGGCAGcctcgaggcagcggcgcgcatcCCCACGGCAGGGGCATGCGCTGGCGCGGgggacggaggaggcgagagacaggagaaCTTGCAGCTGTCGAGAGCGGagaacgcatgcagagggaCGAACGCAAGGGCGGAACTCGGTCACGCGAGAGCGTGACGGGCGAGGGCAACGTTGACAGATGCGGCCGAGCGGAAGACAGCGGCTTTccgacgaggaaggaaaaggaggagagagaggtgGAAGAAGCCCGACACGCGCTGTGGACGGTAGAGAGAGTTCGAGAAATCATCGACACGGTGGCGGACGCGACGAGACATGAAGCTGCAAtttccggcgcctcctcttcgctttctgaaccgagctcgcggccgctAACCAACGTATGCAGCCGTCGTCTGGAGACGCTTCTTCTTTCGCATCTCAAGGAGACCTTCGAGGGCAGTTCTTCGCCTCGTTCCTCGCGCACGCCTTCGTCAtctttctcctctgtctctgcgtcgtcctctgtctcttcttcttccccttcttcctTCGTTCCTCCTTCTTACTATACCTCCGGTTCCTATATTCCTCCTTTTTcatctgcctcttcttcggtcGCTTCTGtctggctgcagcagaccgccgagggcggcgtccgcgtctcgggcgaggcggcgagcgccaaagagaactcgcggcggcagctgcgggcgctcacgcaggaagaagacgctgaCCTGCGGCAGTTTCTCTGCAAAGGCCGCGGTGGcgagcttcttctccgcctcgcgccgctcgcgtctctctcgctgccggaGCTCGCCGAgctggcgctgcatgcgcggaaaAACAGAGCGGGGCTGTTTCTCAGTCAGAGGAGCTTCTGGAAATCGCTTGCAGCCTGCACCCTGAGGCATCTCGagtccgcgcaggcgcgcagccacGCCAGGAGCCCGGCTCAGGTGGCGCGGGAGGGAGGCGGGGAGCCTCGccacgaaggccgcggcgcgagaggagacgaaggcgggaGCGTTTCGCAGACGatgtgcggcgccgccgaagtcGCGGCGGGAGTCGAAGGAAGAGAGGGGGGTGGCGATGCATGCGTTTTGCCCTTTCAGTCTGCAGGCACTCCTACCGCCGCCCTGGCGCAGTCAGGCGAGGAGGTCGCAGCTACTTTAGGGAgtgaagagagcgagaaatggcctgcgcggccgtggATCGAGgtgcttctcgccttcctgcagTTCCCTGCCGCGAGCAGAGATCCTCGTTTTTTCCGTCTGGTTCTTGCGCATCTTCGCGAACGCaccttcttcgcgtcgctcgaCGACATCCTCCATGCGGCGCATCTCCTCGCGAAGCTCCGCGGTGCCAGATGGAGCGCCgagcaggcggccgcgccgcgagaaagcgagcgagaagagagtgCACAGCTCCAGGCACCCAAAAATGGCGAGCGCAGGAAGAGGACGGCTCGCCAGGCGGCTACGGAGCCCCGAGTGAGGGACGGActcagcggcgacgcgtcttTGGGCGCGGGGAggacaggcgcggctgctgcctcgcgcctctcggagcgacgcagcgaaaaagaagacgtGAGGCTGCTAACGGCTGAGGCGCATCGGCTGCTGGTGGCGCTTGGCCGCAGGAGTCTCTTGCGGCGAAAAGAGCTtccgctctgcgtctccgccgcggtgctgcatgcgcacgcagtctggcaggcggaggcgatcCGCGGCTCGACGCGCCTCGCATGTTTCGCAGTactgccgcctctctccccgaATGCCGATGCGGAGCTTGCTCTGAAAAGCCAAGTGACAGGTGACGCAGGAAAGACGCGAggggcggagagcgagatcccgcgggcggcgccgaccctCGAGCTGCGGCAGAAGGCCTCTCCGCACGCCGAGGAAACGATTTGTCCCGCAGAGAAGACTGGCGCAGGAGAGCAGACAGAAAACGGGAGAGGGAGTCTCGAGGGCAGCGTGCGTCGGAGATCTGAAGAAGACGTTGCGGCAGACAGccacgagggagaagaagaagcgcagctGCAAAAACGAGCCGaaacgccggcggcgctgcggctgagcGTGttcgagagaggcgcagcggcgcagcaatccgagaagaaggacctcgcagaaaagaaggaagTGGCTTCCGCTTTCGATGGAAACGCCTTCGCTGACCCCTTGagctccctcctcgccttcacgCCGACTCTCTTTCACTGTATtggcgagaaggccgcctCGCAGATCTCGCTTCAAAATCAGATAAGAGACTGCAGAGAACGTGACGAGGGCGGCAAACGCGGAAGACCGAGCAGGCGTAAAGACGATCTGCGGTACACTGCCGTCATtttcgcttccttcgcgaaggcgcgctgtCCCGTGCCACCCTCGCTTCTCGAGGCGCTCGACACCCGATGGAgtggcgagagagagggaaaggcTGCAGGCCGAGCGCGACTCCGAaaaggcgacgaagaagacaaaggcgcagaagcgcgcggcgaatcGCGTGAGAGGTGCGGActgcggagaggagaaggacgaagacgcgctTTCGAAGATGCGCtgagcgacgaagaggaaggcgcctcGTGGCGAGGGCAAGAGCGAGCCAGACGGCGCGTAGAAGGGGCGCGAAAGGATATCCGCGAACTGCGAGACGCTTCAGGCCACAGCGTGGTGCTGCTTctctcggctctcgcgcagagcgaggaaggccgaAGGTAATCAAAGATACCGCACCTGAAGAAAAACCTCAAACCTCAAACCCTCACACTTCCTCAAGCAAAATCTCAAAATATGTACTCCGCGTCCCAGAGGCACACTGCGTCCTTTTCGCCCGCGAGGGGAGGTCTGCGTTCCGTTTGGCTCCCCGTCTTCATCGCGAGAGGCGTGCCGCCCTccaggcagcgagcgcctcaCGATCTGCGGAGGCCTGAAGCCGCTCGCTTCGGGGCTGTTTGTTAGCCTGCGGGAGTACTATCGAGCCTCGTATGTGAAATAGCTTTCGTGGAAAACCTAAACCTCGCATGCGACTGGCATTCAGCCGCCATGATACAGTCGCCCAAGATTTACTTATCTACCGCAGATTCGGTCTACTGTCCCTTTATCCTGTATTGGTCACGTGGCTTCAGACGCTTTGAGACCGTGCTCGTGCGCGTTTGGATGCGCCGTTTCCCCCTCTCTCTGTACGCCTGTGGATGAGAGGTGATGAGCGGCTTCAGTCCCTAACGTGGAACCTGTCTTTTCTCATCTGGGTTTTTTGCCTGGCTTCTCGTAcccggctgccgcagcgaatCGTTCCCTCTCTCACCCAGAGATTTGCGAAGTGCATCTGCTACTtttgcgtcgccgtcgtcggcgtctcgctgcgccttaAGTGCCGTGCCATGCGTTGCCTGAGAGCTTGGGGGGCGTACGTGGTGTGTGGCTTCCTCTCGTCCCTGCGAGGACTCCACTtcagcctccgcgtctcttttcttttcgcagaagcgccgcgttCGCGGTTTTATCGAGAGCCATGAAGACGCTCGCACCGCAGCTGAACGCGCAGCAGCTAGCCATGGGCATGCATGCACTCTCCCTCGGTAGACCGCCAGGAGCCTCCAAGACCCCCAacggcctcctcgccaggTAAAAACACGTCAAGAGCTTTGATCAAGTGGATAGAGGAACACCGACACATGCAGCATGACCTGCCGcgcatacatatgtatatacatgtatgtatatatatctatgtatatatgtctatatctatgtataaATATGCGTACATGTCGATGAATGCATACTCGGCTGCCAATGTATCTGCCTCTTTGTACCTGTCTCATCTCTTATGCCTCTCCTGGACGCTCGTTTTTGTGTCCTTCGTTTCAGAGGCAGGACTCGTAGTGCTCCCTTCGTGGTCAGTCCACTCCTGGACTGATCTGCATGACTTCTTCCCTATCTCTCCATCTGTTCGCGTCTCTCTAGCCGCCAGTCAGCGGCTTGATCAGGCGTTTGTCCATCTGTCTCCCTCTACAAGCATATATGATCATGCAGGCATGCGACATGTAGTCACGAGGCTCCGCAACCTTTTGTTCGTATCCTGTGTGGCTGCCAC
This portion of the Besnoitia besnoiti strain Bb-Ger1 chromosome VII, whole genome shotgun sequence genome encodes:
- a CDS encoding hypothetical protein (encoded by transcript BESB_076280), coding for MRRDAQASFPVSVCSCKRLLAPRRRQPQELQSASTRATQKRVRCGRRSLEIRRRGGKVERRKRGKRQRRARRRRRLKRWSGGDEKIAAFGHRLHVRMR